One part of the Plasmodium yoelii strain 17X genome assembly, chromosome: 13 genome encodes these proteins:
- a CDS encoding PIR protein, whose amino-acid sequence MSSHVCEAFKDVENHLPDNYSFDRSKVSTAIRTYCQTNNKAWKGECYTIGQVVSAVTMLLLNKLFVANKNIESENKNNEYITYVMLWLSNKMKLIKTGRYGSVADFYVTFIKNNKIYIIYRDKIDKNRKIMNLNIDRMRTLYGLLNNLCNAITKYNNGSSNYSDFSNFVNNWIIQYIQLLLKKPKVFEDEYYCDVLVTLKNAYEKFKKDNDTKSCFPEIIEIEKIKTCEELGKEAKSSSKVIKVEFNEVKGEQNLEKGKDTSIYIDVIKRAFETCSSNFSITFTNISNNLYEKLLPPITDFYEKIINLGDKTINYVNEYFKNPIETYTLDNCILDPQATRNESPSNDLPSPQDSGIKVAESGTTEIGDNPLNLYKKMGISILIILIPIALAIMYKYLPFGWRKKSKKKKNMKKAINMFDTNETTEEVINPTDRKKQMKITINLSSQNKQDKKLTNSSTPKKQDKQFINSSTPKKQDKQFINSNDRKKKVEIIINSSKKKQTKDFINSTYWGKYPLLNIYKLMKADPVPFIILFLLFIFYLYKRKGDSLE is encoded by the exons ATGAGTTCCCATGtg tgtgAAGCATTTAAAGATGTTGAGAATCATTTGCCTGATAATTATTCTTTCGATAGAAGTAAGGTATCTACTGCTATACGAACTTATTGTCAAACTAACAATAAAGCATGGAAAGGAGAATGTTATACTATCGGTCAAGTAGTTAGTGCTGTTACTATGTTATTacttaataaattattcgttgcgaataaaaatatagaatctgaaaataaaaataacgaaTATATCACGTATGTTATGCTATGGTTaagtaataaaatgaaactaaTTAAAACAGGGAGATACGGAAGCGTGGCAGATTTTTATGTCacgtttataaaaaataataaaatttatataatatatcgtGATAAAATCGATAAAAACCGCAAAATAATGAATCTTAATATTGATAGAATGCGTACACTTTATGGGTTACTTAATAACCTATGTAATGCAATTACTAAATATAACAACGGTTCTTCAAATTACTCtgatttttcaaattttgttAACAATTGGATAATACAATACATACAActtcttttaaaaaaaccTAAAGTTTTTGAAGATGAATATTATTGTGATGTATTGGTGACTTTAAAAAATGCTTATgagaaatttaaaaaagataatGATACCAAAAGTTGTTTTCCAGAAATTATAGagatagaaaaaataaaaacttgTGAGGAATTAGGTAAAGAAGCAAAAAGTTCATCGAAAGTTATAAAAGTGGAGTTCAATGAAGTGAAGGGGGAACAAAATTTAGAGAAAGGGAAAGATAcctctatatatatagatgTTATTAAAAGGGCATTTGAAACGTGTAGTTCAAATTTTAGTATTACGTTTACTAATATTAGCAATAACTTATATGAAAAGTTGTTGCCACCAATAACAGATTTTTacgaaaaaattataaatctTGGTGATAAAACTATTAATTATGTgaatgaatattttaaaaatccAATAGAAACTTATACATTAGATAATTGTATACTTGATCCACAAGCCACAAGAAATGAATCACCATCTAATGACCTACCATCACCTCAAGATTCTGGAATCAAAGTAGCAGAAAGTGGAACAACAGAAATAGGTGATAATCCCCTCAACCTATACAAGAAAATGGGAATTTCAATtctaattattttaataccCATTGCTTTAGCTATTATGTACaag TATTTGCCATTTGGATGGAGAAAGAAAtcgaagaaaaaaaaaaacatgaaaaaggctataaatatgtttgatACAAATGAAACAACAGAAGAAGTTATAAACCCAACTGAtcgaaaaaaacaaatgaaaataacTATAAATTTATCTAGTCAAAACAAACAGGATAAAAAGCTTACCAATTCATCTACTCCAAAAAAACAGGATaaacaatttataaattcatctACTCCCAAAAAACAGGATAAACAGTTTATAAACTCAAATGATCGAAAGAAAAAAGtggaaataattataaattcatctaaaaaaaaacagactaaggattttataaattccaCTTATTGGGGAAAATAtccattattaaatatatataaacttatGAAGGCCGATCCTGTaccatttataattttatttttgttgtttattttttatctttataaaagaaaaggcGATTCTttagaataa
- a CDS encoding fam-b protein encodes MRVSILKYALFSIFICSFEYGKNELCLERNIINIRNNRILSDGDNQFNLHEFYESTSSVENQVNDHDNDDEKNISIRNTVDSHVKKNKKSKKSLYSKNVDKKRKKLIHGHHKEIKEIKEIEEIEEIEETEKEIDNTNNNKLAIVPIENNSVSEELENEGNIVVSEHYEINSSIEDELNDKLELNKMVNGLITKVVFLNMLVFALSVNEWIEIGLIIMSVALSFEIFFRFYQYLKLRFKVYKRSLKKKESPKKKTSNE; translated from the exons ATGAGAGTcagtattttaaaatatgctcttttttcaatttttatttgttcttTTGAATATGGGAAAAAT GAATTATGCCTTGAaaggaatataataaatattaggAATAATAGGATATTATCAGATGGAGATAACCAATTTAATTTACATGAATTTTATGAATCAACTTCGAGTGTTGAAAATCAAGTTAATGACCACGATAATGatgacgaaaaaaatatatctattcGAAATACTGTAGATTCACATGTAAAgaagaataaaaaaagtaagaAATCactttattcaaaaaatgtagataaaaaaaggaaaaagttAATTCATGGACATCAcaaagaaataaaagaaataaaagaaatagaaGAAATAGAAGAAATAGAAGAAACAGAAAAAGAGAttgataatacaaataataataaattagcaATAGTACCgatagaaaataattctgTATCAGAAGAATTGGAAAATGAAGGAAATATCGTAGTGAGTGAGCATTATGAGATCAATTCAAGTATCGAAGACGAATTAAATGATAAACTAGAGTTAAACAAAATGGTCAACGGATTAATTACGAAGGTGGTGTTTTTGAATATGCTTGTTTTTGCGTTATCGGTAAACGAATGGATTGAAATTGGACTTATTATTATGAGTGTAGCCCTTtcatttgaaatattttttagattttaTCAATACCTTAAATTAcgttttaaagtatataaaagatccctcaaaaaaaaagaatcccccaaaaaaaaaacatcaaatgaataa
- a CDS encoding PIR protein, with protein MDRYMCQLLYTVRTSISDHLDTVGNHYFNSGRNFDKYCTNDSCDSNLGKINAGCLFLFDEFFKDSDNFKSNAKSNINIVEYIMIWLSYTLNKTTNGEKNINEFYNKYINSVESYKKGIEGVTAYKNYKDLIDRNDYFLSMDKSIISKLYDALTSLCNMHVTDAGHVPNCDQCEKAANGFVKNYEGVISDSNITKNGLYRKILYVLYTLSNDYDNLKKKNNNSSSLPSIKTKIYMPIYGFSSLIFLIENNFYILLLIFGIIIVFIGIYYKYSLSGFRNRFKKLYLRKKLKKMKKEWTINI; from the exons ATGGATAGGTATATG TGTCAATTGCTCTATACTGTAAGGACCTCGATTTCCGATCATTTGGACACAGTAGGAAACCATTATTTTAATAGTGGACGCAATTTCGATAAGTATTGTACTAATGATAGTTGTGATAGTAATCTCGGaaaaattaatgctggatgtttatttttgtttgatGAATTCTTTAAAGATtctgataattttaaatctAATGCAAAAAGTAacatcaatattgttgaatacattatgatatggttaagttatacgTTAAACAAAACCACAaatggagaaaaaaatataaatgaattttataataaatatataaacagtGTCGAGAGCTATAAAAAGGGTATAGAAGGTGTTACtgcttataaaaattataaggatcttatagatagaaatgattattttttaagtatggATAAGAgcattatatctaaattatatgatgcattaaCATCATTATGTAATATGCATGTTACCGATGCTGGACACGTCCCAAATTGCGATCAATGTGAGAAAGCTGCAAATGGGTTTGTTAAAAACTATGAAGGAGTTATCAGTGATTctaatattactaaaaatggtTTATAtcgtaaaatattatatgttttatatactttatcaaatgattatgataatttaaaaaagaaaaataacaatagtTCATCCTTGCCATCGATAAAAACAAAGATTTATATGCCAATATATGGATTTTCATCATTAATTTTCTTGATagaaaacaatttttatatacttttattgatttttggtataataatagtttttataggaatttattataag tattcgttatctGGATTTCGGAATCGAtttaaaaaactatatttaaggaaaaaactaaaaaaaatgaagaaggaATGGaccattaatatatga